In Mesorhizobium shangrilense, the following proteins share a genomic window:
- a CDS encoding DJ-1/PfpI family protein, whose product MPGKKILMLTGEFTEEYEIFVYQQAMEAVGHTIHVVCPDKNAGDLIKTSLHDFEGDQTYTEKLGHYALINKTFSDAEKQLDQYHAVYCAGGRGPEYIRTDKRVQAIVRHFHEANKPIFTICHGVQILIAVDGVVRGKKVAALGACEPEVTLAGGTYIDLSPTDAYVDGTMVSAKGWTALAAFIRECLKVLGTEIRHT is encoded by the coding sequence ATGCCAGGCAAAAAGATACTGATGCTGACCGGTGAGTTCACCGAGGAATACGAAATCTTCGTCTATCAGCAGGCGATGGAAGCCGTTGGCCATACCATCCACGTGGTCTGCCCCGACAAGAACGCCGGAGATCTGATCAAGACCTCGCTGCACGATTTCGAGGGCGACCAGACCTATACCGAAAAGCTCGGTCACTATGCGCTGATCAACAAGACCTTTTCCGACGCTGAGAAGCAGCTCGACCAATACCACGCAGTCTATTGCGCAGGCGGCCGCGGCCCCGAATATATCCGCACCGACAAGCGGGTGCAGGCGATCGTGCGTCATTTTCACGAGGCCAACAAGCCGATCTTCACGATCTGCCACGGCGTCCAGATCCTGATTGCGGTCGACGGCGTCGTGCGTGGCAAGAAGGTGGCTGCGCTGGGTGCTTGCGAGCCGGAGGTGACACTGGCCGGCGGAACCTACATCGACCTGTCTCCGACCGACGCCTATGTCGACGGGACGATGGTTTCGGCCAAAGGCTGGACGGCGCTTGCCGCGTTCATCCGGGAATGCCTCAAGGTTCTGGGTACCGAGATCCGCCACACCTAG
- a CDS encoding substrate-binding domain-containing protein: protein MFSRRWIAAAALGSLLLAGQAMAQDKKVIAVSIPAADHGWTAGVVYHAQQAAKEINAAFPGVEVVVKTSPSAAQQVSALEDLSASRKLDALVILPYSSEELTQPVKAIKDAGTFITVVDRGLTDSSIQDLYLAGDNIAVGANTAKFMIDKLGGKGDLVVLRGIPTVIDDERIKGFQDAIKGTGLKVLDIQYAHWNSDEAFKLMQDYLAKYPHIDAVWANDDDMLLGVLEAVKQSGRTDIKLALGGNGMKDIVKKVIDGDAMTPVETPYPPSMIKTAIYMTVANLIGQAPVRGAVKLDAPLITQANAKEYYFPDSPF, encoded by the coding sequence ATGTTCAGTAGAAGATGGATTGCGGCGGCCGCCCTTGGCTCGCTGCTCCTGGCCGGACAGGCCATGGCACAAGACAAGAAGGTTATCGCTGTGTCGATACCTGCGGCCGACCATGGCTGGACGGCGGGCGTGGTCTATCATGCCCAGCAGGCCGCCAAGGAAATCAATGCCGCTTTCCCGGGCGTGGAAGTGGTCGTCAAGACGTCGCCATCGGCAGCGCAGCAGGTCAGCGCGCTCGAGGATTTGTCCGCCAGCCGCAAACTGGATGCCTTGGTCATCCTGCCTTACAGTTCGGAGGAGCTGACCCAGCCGGTCAAGGCTATCAAGGATGCGGGGACCTTCATCACTGTCGTCGACCGGGGCCTCACCGATTCCTCGATCCAGGACCTCTACCTCGCCGGTGACAACATTGCGGTGGGCGCAAACACCGCGAAGTTCATGATCGACAAGCTGGGCGGCAAAGGCGACCTCGTGGTGCTGCGCGGCATTCCGACCGTCATCGACGACGAGCGCATCAAAGGCTTCCAGGACGCGATCAAAGGCACCGGCCTGAAGGTGCTGGACATTCAATATGCCCACTGGAACAGCGACGAAGCCTTCAAGCTCATGCAGGACTACCTGGCCAAGTACCCGCATATTGATGCGGTCTGGGCCAATGACGACGACATGCTGCTTGGCGTGCTCGAGGCCGTGAAGCAGTCGGGCCGGACCGATATCAAGCTGGCGCTTGGCGGCAACGGCATGAAGGACATTGTGAAGAAGGTGATCGACGGCGACGCGATGACGCCGGTCGAGACCCCGTACCCGCCTTCGATGATCAAGACAGCGATCTACATGACTGTCGCCAATCTGATCGGCCAGGCGCCTGTGCGCGGCGCCGTCAAGCTCGACGCACCACTGATCACTCAAGCCAACGCCAAGGAATACTATTTCCCGGACTCACCGTTCTGA
- a CDS encoding ABC transporter permease has product MAVMTGSPSTRRLSDLNLTWTDVGPFLALVALLAAGFLINPDFLSATNLANVITRSAFIAIIAVGATFVISSGGLDLSVGSMAAFITGITIMFMNAVAPHAGVWAIPAGMVVAIMVGLLCGLANGLIVTVGRIEPFIATLGTMGIFRALITYLTDGGTIPIDRSLREAYRPVYFGTVAGVPIPILISVAVAAVASFVLYKMKYGRKCAAVGANEDVARYSGISVIKTRTIAYIVQGICVAIAAICYVPRLGAATPTTGQLWELQVITAVVIGGTALRGGKGHVWGTVAGAVILELIANLMVLSDFVSEYLVAAVQGVIIIIAMLIQRFSNSK; this is encoded by the coding sequence ATGGCTGTCATGACCGGATCCCCATCCACACGCCGCCTCAGTGATCTGAATCTCACCTGGACCGACGTCGGCCCCTTCCTGGCATTGGTTGCCCTGCTGGCGGCGGGCTTCCTCATCAATCCGGACTTTCTCTCGGCCACCAACCTTGCCAACGTGATCACCCGCAGCGCCTTCATCGCGATCATCGCGGTCGGTGCGACGTTCGTGATCTCGTCGGGCGGGCTCGATCTTTCCGTAGGCTCGATGGCCGCCTTTATCACCGGCATCACCATCATGTTCATGAACGCGGTGGCTCCGCATGCCGGCGTCTGGGCCATCCCTGCCGGAATGGTGGTGGCGATTATGGTCGGGTTGCTCTGTGGACTCGCTAACGGGCTGATCGTCACAGTCGGCCGGATCGAGCCGTTCATCGCGACGCTCGGCACGATGGGAATTTTCCGGGCCCTTATCACCTATCTGACCGACGGCGGCACGATCCCGATCGACCGGTCGCTGCGCGAAGCCTATCGTCCGGTCTATTTCGGCACGGTCGCCGGCGTCCCGATCCCGATCCTGATATCCGTCGCGGTCGCCGCGGTCGCGTCCTTCGTCCTCTACAAGATGAAATACGGGCGCAAATGTGCGGCTGTCGGCGCCAACGAGGATGTCGCTCGCTATTCCGGCATCTCGGTCATCAAGACCCGCACAATCGCCTACATCGTCCAGGGCATCTGCGTGGCCATCGCCGCCATTTGCTACGTGCCGCGCCTTGGCGCCGCTACGCCCACGACCGGTCAGCTTTGGGAGTTGCAGGTCATCACCGCCGTGGTGATCGGCGGCACCGCGCTGCGTGGCGGCAAGGGCCATGTGTGGGGAACGGTCGCGGGCGCGGTCATCCTGGAGCTCATCGCTAACCTCATGGTGCTGTCGGACTTCGTCTCCGAATACCTTGTGGCCGCCGTTCAGGGCGTCATCATCATCATCGCCATGCTCATTCAACGGTTTTCGAATTCGAAATAG
- a CDS encoding sugar ABC transporter ATP-binding protein produces the protein MSIAANITGEGGSTLPQGDGPGAVEPVLRAEHLSKQYGPVTVLSDVILDVLPGEVHAIIGENGAGKSTLMRLLSGYVEPTSGALSMAGHPVKFTKPSQAQEAGVALVHQEILLAEALTVTDNLFLGRELSQGPVVDDRTMRRLAVEKLAQIGCSVSPTALVRDISLADRQMVQIARALLDDYKVVIFDEPTAVLTGGEVERLLEIVLQLKAHGTAVLYISHRLDEVQRVADKVTVLRDGKMVGTYPGKTLSQMDMARLMVGRELAALYPEKTTAPSDVPMLSVRNATVPGYAEDVSFTVHKGEILGFAGMVGAGRTELFEGIIGLRPATATVELEGKPVHFHSQRAAIDAGIGYLTEDRKGRGLLLQERLAPNLTLSALSMFHPGLSMGRRREATALEEAVETYDIRVKSLSAKAGQLSGGNQQKLLLAKVLLTNPSVVIIDEPTRGIDIANKAQIYAFIQGLVAKGKACIVISSEMQELIGICDRILVMREGRVTGEVSGAEMTESNVALLATSGPKPRPKAKGGPEWLS, from the coding sequence ATGTCAATCGCCGCGAACATCACCGGGGAGGGAGGAAGCACGTTGCCGCAAGGCGACGGCCCAGGCGCCGTGGAACCGGTGTTGCGCGCCGAACATCTGTCGAAACAATATGGGCCTGTGACTGTGCTGTCGGACGTCATTCTCGACGTCCTGCCCGGCGAGGTCCACGCTATCATCGGCGAGAACGGGGCCGGGAAGTCGACATTGATGCGGCTGCTGTCCGGTTATGTCGAGCCGACAAGCGGCGCATTGTCGATGGCCGGCCACCCGGTGAAATTCACCAAGCCCAGCCAGGCACAGGAGGCCGGTGTCGCGCTGGTCCATCAGGAAATCCTGCTCGCCGAGGCGCTCACGGTGACGGACAATCTGTTTCTCGGGCGCGAGCTTTCGCAGGGCCCTGTCGTGGATGACCGTACGATGCGGCGCCTGGCGGTCGAGAAGCTGGCGCAGATCGGCTGCTCGGTCTCGCCGACCGCGCTGGTGCGCGACATCTCGCTGGCGGACCGGCAGATGGTTCAGATCGCCCGCGCGCTGCTCGACGACTACAAGGTGGTGATCTTCGACGAACCCACAGCCGTGCTGACCGGCGGGGAAGTCGAGCGGCTGCTGGAGATCGTGCTGCAACTGAAGGCACACGGCACCGCCGTGCTCTATATCAGTCACCGGCTGGACGAGGTGCAACGGGTCGCCGACAAGGTCACGGTGTTGCGCGACGGCAAAATGGTCGGCACCTATCCCGGCAAGACGTTGAGCCAGATGGACATGGCGCGGCTCATGGTCGGCCGCGAACTGGCCGCACTCTATCCCGAAAAAACCACGGCGCCTTCGGATGTGCCGATGCTGAGCGTCAGGAACGCCACCGTTCCCGGCTATGCCGAGGACGTATCCTTCACCGTCCACAAGGGCGAGATCCTGGGCTTTGCCGGCATGGTCGGCGCCGGCCGCACCGAACTCTTTGAGGGCATCATCGGCCTGCGCCCGGCAACCGCGACGGTCGAACTTGAGGGCAAGCCGGTCCACTTCCATTCGCAGCGCGCCGCGATCGACGCCGGGATCGGCTACCTGACAGAGGACCGCAAGGGCAGGGGCCTGCTGCTGCAGGAGCGCCTCGCACCCAATCTGACGCTCTCGGCGCTCTCGATGTTCCATCCGGGCCTGTCGATGGGCCGGCGCCGCGAAGCGACGGCCTTGGAAGAGGCCGTCGAAACCTATGACATCAGGGTGAAAAGCCTAAGCGCCAAGGCGGGCCAGCTCTCGGGCGGCAACCAGCAGAAGCTCCTGCTGGCCAAGGTGCTTTTGACCAACCCATCGGTGGTCATCATCGACGAGCCGACACGCGGCATCGACATCGCCAACAAGGCGCAGATCTACGCCTTCATCCAGGGACTGGTCGCCAAGGGAAAGGCCTGCATCGTCATCTCTTCGGAGATGCAGGAACTGATTGGCATCTGCGACCGCATCCTGGTGATGCGCGAGGGCCGCGTCACCGGCGAGGTCAGCGGCGCCGAAATGACGGAAAGCAACGTGGCGCTGCTGGCAACCAGTGGCCCGAAACCAAGGCCAAAAGCCAAGGGAGGACCAGAATGGCTGTCATGA
- a CDS encoding GntR family transcriptional regulator, translating into MQTTNLPDTTEMIAAGGRIQRSNSLVEDVYEAIFAQLMALKIAPGSRITVDSLVKEFDVSHTPIREALGRLEGEGLVLKTHLIGYRAAPQITRRRFDELYEMRLLLEPHAAAKAAAAMDEAKLNTLLEAAGVMSRREGKDDRLRYSNFARQDAIFHDKIMEFSENELIRQTLSHQHAHFHIFRLMYHARVTEEALDEHEAILAAFGSADPEAARKAMRIHIEHSRDRLLPAFD; encoded by the coding sequence ATGCAGACCACGAACTTACCCGATACGACCGAGATGATCGCCGCAGGGGGACGCATCCAGCGCTCCAACAGCCTGGTCGAGGATGTCTATGAAGCTATCTTCGCCCAACTGATGGCGCTGAAGATTGCGCCCGGCTCACGCATCACCGTGGACAGCCTGGTCAAGGAATTCGACGTCTCGCACACACCCATCCGCGAGGCTCTGGGCCGCCTTGAAGGTGAAGGCCTGGTGCTCAAGACGCACCTCATTGGTTACCGCGCAGCACCCCAGATTACCCGGCGTCGTTTCGATGAATTGTACGAAATGCGCCTTCTGCTTGAGCCGCATGCCGCGGCGAAAGCCGCTGCCGCCATGGACGAGGCGAAGCTCAACACTTTGCTGGAAGCGGCTGGCGTGATGTCACGGCGCGAAGGCAAGGACGATCGCCTGCGCTATTCGAACTTCGCCCGGCAGGACGCGATCTTCCACGACAAGATCATGGAGTTTTCCGAAAACGAGCTCATTCGCCAGACGTTGAGCCACCAGCACGCCCACTTCCACATCTTCCGCCTGATGTACCATGCCCGCGTGACCGAGGAAGCGCTCGACGAACACGAGGCAATCCTCGCCGCGTTTGGGTCGGCCGATCCCGAAGCCGCCAGAAAGGCGATGCGCATCCACATAGAGCACTCGCGCGACCGCCTGCTGCCGGCGTTCGATTGA
- a CDS encoding iron-containing alcohol dehydrogenase: MSLFAALRLPREILFGKGQRHVLPMVAGRFGGRALVCTDERFAGTAVFAEVVKSLQAASIEVLVHDRVLPDVPRDSVSICVDEAKEFQPEMVIGIGGGSCLDFAKCATLLLSHGGKLQDYYGEFKVPGPTLPLIAVPTTAGTGSEVTPVAVISDPDRTLKVGISSPYLIAAVALCDPELTMTCPPALTAIAGADALTHAIEAFTAMRRGENPELPQKHVFIGKTALTDHFALLAIKLLGRSLEKACADGTDADARADVMMGALAAGCAFGTAGTAAAHAVQYPAGALTHTAHGLGVATMMPYVMTYNSRVAAAEMAEIGLALGLDTKKRTVAEMAAATIEEIRRLFAAIGITPTLADLGLPADKLDWTAEQALGIERLIKNNPRPFDLAAMLRLVQAAHDGDIAACAM; the protein is encoded by the coding sequence ATGAGCCTTTTCGCCGCCCTCCGGCTGCCGCGAGAAATCCTGTTCGGGAAGGGGCAGCGCCATGTGCTGCCGATGGTGGCTGGCCGGTTTGGCGGGCGCGCTCTGGTCTGTACCGACGAGCGCTTCGCCGGCACGGCGGTGTTCGCGGAAGTCGTCAAATCGCTTCAGGCCGCCTCGATCGAGGTGCTGGTGCATGACCGCGTCCTGCCCGACGTGCCACGCGACAGCGTCAGCATTTGCGTCGACGAAGCGAAAGAGTTCCAGCCCGAGATGGTGATCGGCATCGGCGGCGGCAGTTGCCTCGACTTCGCCAAATGTGCCACCTTGCTGCTCAGCCATGGGGGCAAACTCCAGGACTACTACGGTGAGTTCAAGGTGCCGGGGCCGACCCTGCCGCTGATCGCCGTACCGACAACGGCGGGCACTGGCTCCGAAGTGACGCCCGTCGCGGTGATTTCCGATCCCGACCGGACGCTCAAGGTCGGCATATCGAGCCCGTATCTGATCGCGGCGGTTGCCTTGTGCGATCCCGAACTTACAATGACGTGCCCCCCTGCCCTGACCGCGATCGCCGGCGCCGATGCCTTGACGCATGCGATCGAGGCTTTCACCGCCATGCGACGCGGCGAAAACCCCGAGCTGCCGCAGAAGCATGTCTTTATCGGCAAGACAGCGCTGACCGATCATTTTGCGCTGCTGGCCATCAAATTACTGGGGCGCAGCCTCGAGAAAGCCTGCGCCGATGGCACTGACGCCGATGCGCGTGCCGATGTGATGATGGGCGCGCTGGCTGCGGGCTGCGCCTTTGGTACTGCTGGAACGGCAGCGGCGCATGCCGTGCAGTATCCGGCCGGGGCGCTTACGCACACAGCGCACGGATTGGGCGTGGCGACGATGATGCCCTACGTCATGACCTACAACAGCCGCGTGGCCGCCGCCGAAATGGCCGAGATAGGGCTTGCGCTTGGCCTCGATACCAAGAAGCGGACCGTTGCCGAGATGGCCGCCGCCACCATCGAGGAGATCAGGCGGCTGTTCGCGGCGATCGGCATTACGCCGACGCTGGCCGATCTTGGCCTGCCCGCCGACAAGCTCGACTGGACCGCCGAGCAGGCGCTCGGCATCGAGCGTCTGATCAAGAACAACCCGCGCCCGTTCGATCTCGCCGCCATGCTTCGCCTTGTCCAGGCGGCCCATGACGGCGACATCGCCGCCTGCGCCATGTGA
- a CDS encoding NAD-dependent succinate-semialdehyde dehydrogenase — MNLPPNVQQIDPDGYDVRRFSHGLYIDGTSHPASNGRLIDVVDPSSGAVIAAVPDATLEDAVAAVEAAASAAKGWRETAPRKRSEILRRCFELMVERSETLAMLISLENGKALRDARGEVAYAAEFFRWNAEEAVRITGEFGTAPSGTNRIVVDYEPIGICVLITPWNFPAAMATRKIAPALAAGCTVILKPASETPLTAYALAALYSDAGVPAGVVNVLTTTNPGPLTSAMLADPRVRKLSFTGSTSVGRTLLAEAAKHVISCSMELGGNAPFVVFDDADLDAALDGAMIAKMRNAGEACTAANRIYVQSGIHERFADGLCKRMAALEVGAGTNADTECGPMITKKAVDKIDRLVKDAVERGAKVLCGGSILEGEGFFYPPTVLSAVSPEADMAHEEIFGPVAPITMFETEEQAIAYANDTEYGLAAYIYTRDVGRGMRVASRIEAGMIGLNRGLMSDPAAPFGGVKQSGLGREGGQHHGIAEFMEAKYIAITF, encoded by the coding sequence ATGAACCTTCCCCCAAATGTTCAGCAAATCGACCCGGATGGCTATGACGTGCGCCGGTTTTCGCACGGGCTTTACATCGACGGCACGTCGCACCCCGCTTCCAATGGCCGGCTCATTGATGTCGTCGATCCGTCCTCAGGCGCTGTGATCGCGGCGGTTCCTGATGCAACGCTCGAGGATGCTGTGGCTGCCGTCGAGGCCGCGGCTTCGGCCGCCAAGGGATGGCGAGAGACAGCGCCACGTAAGCGCTCGGAAATTCTGCGGCGCTGTTTCGAGCTCATGGTCGAACGATCTGAAACGCTCGCCATGCTGATTTCGCTGGAGAACGGCAAGGCGCTGCGCGACGCCCGCGGCGAGGTGGCGTACGCGGCCGAATTCTTCCGCTGGAATGCCGAAGAGGCGGTCCGCATCACCGGTGAATTCGGCACCGCGCCGTCCGGCACCAACCGGATCGTCGTCGACTATGAGCCGATCGGCATTTGCGTGCTTATCACGCCGTGGAACTTTCCGGCCGCGATGGCGACTCGAAAGATCGCGCCTGCGCTGGCGGCTGGCTGCACAGTCATCCTGAAGCCGGCAAGCGAAACGCCCCTCACGGCCTACGCGCTGGCCGCGCTCTACAGCGACGCCGGCGTGCCGGCCGGCGTCGTCAACGTTCTCACCACGACCAATCCCGGCCCGTTGACATCGGCCATGCTGGCCGATCCGCGCGTCAGGAAGCTCTCCTTCACCGGCTCGACCAGCGTCGGCCGAACCTTGCTCGCCGAAGCTGCCAAGCATGTGATTTCCTGCTCTATGGAGCTTGGCGGCAACGCGCCCTTCGTCGTCTTCGACGATGCCGATCTTGATGCGGCGCTCGACGGCGCCATGATCGCCAAGATGCGCAATGCCGGCGAGGCCTGCACCGCCGCCAACCGCATCTATGTCCAGTCCGGCATCCACGAACGGTTCGCCGACGGGCTTTGCAAACGCATGGCGGCGCTCGAGGTAGGCGCAGGCACCAATGCCGATACCGAGTGCGGCCCGATGATCACAAAAAAGGCCGTGGACAAGATCGACCGTCTCGTCAAGGACGCGGTTGAACGGGGAGCCAAGGTGCTTTGCGGCGGCTCGATCCTGGAAGGGGAAGGCTTTTTCTACCCGCCGACGGTGCTGTCGGCGGTATCGCCCGAAGCCGACATGGCGCATGAGGAGATCTTCGGGCCGGTGGCGCCGATCACCATGTTCGAAACCGAGGAGCAGGCCATCGCATATGCCAATGACACGGAATATGGCCTTGCCGCTTATATCTACACGCGCGATGTGGGGCGCGGCATGCGTGTGGCGTCGAGAATCGAGGCCGGCATGATCGGCCTCAACCGGGGGCTGATGTCTGACCCCGCGGCGCCCTTCGGCGGAGTCAAGCAAAGCGGCCTTGGCCGCGAAGGCGGCCAGCACCACGGCATCGCTGAATTCATGGAGGCGAAATACATCGCCATCACCTTCTGA
- a CDS encoding alpha/beta hydrolase — protein MPKDPFRTRDHVADFDDIVADIVARSTATRATLPMVTDVAYGEGSAERLDLFFPPGRHKNLPVHIFIHGGYWRMFSRSDYSYVADTVTKAGAIAVIVDYALMPEVRMAVIVEQVRRVKRWVLDNIASHGGDPGRISVSGHSAGAHLATFLFEKTPMPSRIRAALLLGGLYDLKPLQTSFLEPLIGITDEEAAVFTPTTRQHDPETAVTILVGDQETPPFHKQAASFGARLRKQGLAVHASCLKHRNHMNSVRDLGVGGTQASDCLMEMIGHTCG, from the coding sequence ATGCCGAAGGATCCCTTCCGCACCCGCGATCACGTCGCCGACTTCGATGACATCGTGGCCGATATCGTGGCGCGCAGCACTGCCACCAGGGCAACGCTGCCGATGGTCACTGATGTCGCCTACGGCGAAGGCAGTGCCGAGCGGCTCGACCTGTTCTTTCCACCGGGGAGGCATAAAAACCTTCCGGTTCACATCTTCATTCATGGCGGCTACTGGCGCATGTTTTCCAGGAGCGACTATTCCTATGTAGCGGACACAGTCACCAAGGCCGGTGCGATCGCGGTCATTGTCGACTATGCGCTGATGCCCGAGGTCAGGATGGCTGTCATCGTCGAACAGGTCCGGCGCGTGAAACGATGGGTGCTGGACAACATCGCCAGCCATGGCGGCGATCCCGGGCGGATAAGCGTCAGCGGCCATTCGGCCGGCGCGCATCTGGCGACATTCCTGTTCGAAAAGACGCCAATGCCGTCACGCATCCGTGCGGCGCTGCTGCTGGGCGGCCTCTACGATCTGAAGCCCCTGCAGACCTCCTTCCTCGAGCCATTGATCGGCATCACTGACGAGGAGGCTGCAGTCTTCACGCCAACGACACGGCAGCACGATCCGGAAACGGCAGTGACCATCCTCGTCGGAGATCAGGAAACACCGCCGTTCCACAAACAGGCCGCCAGCTTCGGAGCGCGATTGCGAAAGCAGGGCTTGGCAGTTCACGCCTCATGCCTGAAACACCGAAACCACATGAACAGTGTGCGGGATCTGGGCGTCGGCGGAACGCAGGCCAGCGATTGCTTAATGGAGATGATAGGACATACGTGCGGCTGA
- a CDS encoding SDR family NAD(P)-dependent oxidoreductase, giving the protein MTLKNKSVMVTGANRGIGQALVQEALRQGAKRVYAGTRQPLVHSDSRVTAVTLDVTDRQQIQRAVESIESLDILINNAGVALYDDLSDPAVLEQHLAVNLFGTHSMARAFLPLLTHSRGAIVNVLSVAGLAALPVIPAYSISKAAAFSLTQSLRALLAERGVSVHAVLAGPVDTEMSRDLEVAKASPASVAQGIFDGVAKGEQDIFPDPMSASMAESWRGSAVKAVELQFAMLVAAQPAAA; this is encoded by the coding sequence ATGACCCTCAAGAACAAAAGCGTGATGGTAACCGGCGCCAATCGCGGCATCGGCCAGGCCCTGGTCCAGGAAGCCTTGAGGCAAGGCGCCAAGCGAGTGTACGCTGGTACGCGTCAGCCCCTGGTCCATTCAGACAGCCGCGTTACGGCCGTGACCTTGGATGTGACAGACCGTCAGCAGATTCAGCGCGCTGTCGAGAGCATCGAATCCCTCGATATTCTCATCAACAATGCCGGTGTGGCCCTTTATGACGACCTGAGCGATCCTGCGGTGCTTGAACAACATCTTGCAGTCAATCTCTTTGGCACGCACAGCATGGCCCGGGCTTTCTTGCCACTGCTGACGCATTCTCGCGGTGCCATCGTCAATGTGCTGTCGGTGGCGGGCCTCGCTGCCCTGCCGGTCATTCCTGCCTACTCGATCTCGAAGGCGGCTGCATTTTCGCTAACCCAATCTCTGCGCGCTCTCCTGGCTGAACGGGGCGTGAGCGTGCATGCGGTCCTGGCCGGCCCCGTCGATACCGAAATGTCACGCGACCTCGAGGTGGCTAAGGCCTCACCGGCATCCGTTGCGCAAGGCATCTTCGATGGCGTGGCGAAGGGGGAGCAGGACATTTTCCCGGATCCCATGTCGGCGTCGATGGCGGAGAGCTGGCGTGGCAGCGCCGTCAAGGCGGTTGAACTCCAGTTTGCGATGCTCGTGGCGGCACAGCCGGCCGCCGCATAG
- a CDS encoding SDR family NAD(P)-dependent oxidoreductase: MSLKDKNIVVTGGSRGLGLGLVEALVDCSARVTVVARGADALEAVRTRLGVFTIAADVTDETAAHRILIEVRPDILVLNAGMSPPMRRFDQVSWADFTATWEHDVKAGLYWLQAALNVPLKPGSRALVVSSGAGVSGSPMSGGYGGAKRMLWFMAQYANGVSEQKRLGIRFQAIVPLQIVGGTGVGDAGADAYAHAMGVTAEQFLARFGAPMPPTEFGKKVVEVLDDPKYAGGLAFGLKGGTGVTILEGAAA, translated from the coding sequence ATGAGCCTCAAGGATAAGAATATCGTCGTCACCGGCGGAAGCCGTGGCCTTGGCCTGGGACTGGTTGAGGCGCTTGTGGACTGCAGCGCCAGGGTCACGGTGGTCGCGCGCGGCGCCGATGCGCTCGAGGCCGTCCGGACCCGGCTGGGCGTTTTCACAATTGCCGCCGATGTGACCGACGAGACGGCCGCCCACCGCATCCTCATCGAGGTGCGGCCCGACATACTGGTGCTAAACGCTGGCATGTCACCGCCAATGCGTCGGTTTGACCAAGTGAGTTGGGCTGACTTCACCGCGACCTGGGAGCACGACGTCAAGGCCGGCCTCTATTGGCTGCAGGCAGCGCTTAATGTCCCGCTCAAACCCGGGAGTCGCGCTCTGGTTGTGTCGAGTGGTGCCGGCGTGAGCGGATCGCCGATGTCAGGTGGCTATGGCGGTGCCAAGCGCATGCTATGGTTCATGGCCCAATACGCCAATGGTGTCTCGGAACAGAAGCGCCTCGGGATTCGCTTTCAGGCCATTGTGCCGTTGCAGATTGTCGGTGGTACCGGTGTCGGCGACGCCGGCGCCGACGCCTATGCGCATGCCATGGGTGTTACAGCCGAACAGTTCCTGGCCCGCTTCGGAGCGCCGATGCCGCCGACGGAATTCGGAAAAAAGGTTGTCGAAGTGCTGGACGATCCGAAATACGCCGGGGGGCTTGCTTTCGGCCTCAAGGGTGGCACGGGAGTGACAATCCTCGAGGGAGCCGCTGCTTGA